Genomic segment of Pukyongiella litopenaei:
GTGACGGCAGCTTCGATCTGGTCGCCGTGGCGTCCGAGGCCCGCCAAGCTCCACAGGTGATACCCCATGCACGCCCGCGTGATCGGGTGGAGACCCTTTGCGGCTGCCATGACGTCCAGCCACCCACCCGCGCGATCCTCGAAACGCTCAGCGCTGTCTTCAATGTTCTCGGGGTCGCGGCGATCCAGAAAAGCGGCCAGGTCAGCCATCGGTCCGGGACCGCCTGTCAAGCGCCGAACAGCCCATCCAACGCGTGCCAAGGCATTTGGGTCATCCTGTGCACCTGACAGCCGCATGGATACCCAGAGCGCCAGACGATCAGTACTCACCCGATCTCCTGCGACCCAGCTGAGGGCCGCTGCCTCGACAAGAGCGAGGCGATGCCGCCAGCCTTCCGGGCCGCGCAGCAGCCGGTCATCCAGAGCTCCCAGGCGTCCAGCCACCTTTGCTAGCCGCGCAGCGTGAACGCCTTCTGCCTTTGCCCAGTCTTCGATGACGGCAGTGTCCGGCGGTTCTGCACGCGGCCCGGGAGGCAAATCATCTGGTTCTTCTTCGAATGGTCCCGGCAGAAACCAGAGATCCTTTTCGTGAGCCTCTGCATCCTCCTCGGTAGTGATGAGGGGGTCGTCGTAACCATCAGTCAAAATAGAGGCTCTCGTATTCATATGTGCAAAATACTTATTTTTTGCACATTACCCAAGTGATTTTGTGGCGGTTGCCTACGCCCTTTATATAGCACGCTCGCGCGACTGCCGGCGGAACCTCTCAGATCGCGCTCAGCGCTAGGGAACCAAGGGTCTTAGGATGAACGCGACGAGAGAGCACCTACTTGCATTCGTTTACAAACGGTCGTTTATTAGCGATATATTAAATTGCAAACGGCCCGGTTTCATGCCCCTGATTGGCTATGCGCGCGTCTCCACCGAGGATCAGACCCCCCTGCCCCAGTCTGAGGCACTGCAGTCTGCGGGATGCGCCGAGATCTTTGAAGAGCACGCCTCGGGCGGCAATCGCGCGCGGCCCGTGCTTGCACGTGTGCTGGAGCGGATTGGCAAGGGCGACACGCTGGTCGTCGTGCGGATCGACCGGCTTGCGCGGTCTTTGTCGCACCTACTTGAGGTGATCGAAAGACTGGAGGGCAAGGGGGCGTTCTTCCGCTCGCTCCAGGACCCGATCGACACTGCCTCGCCCCAGGGCAAGTTCACGTTGCAGGTTCTGGGCGCTGCGGCTGAGTTCGAACGCGCTCTGATCCGCGAGCGTACCAAAGCCGGACTTGCCTCGGCACGCTCAAAGGGCCGCGTCGGCGGCAACCCAGGTCTTCGCGCCAAGGACCCTGAAGCGCTGCGCAAGGTGCGGCTGGCGCGACAGGACGGCTACATGGAGCGCTTGAACGAAACTGCGCAGGATTGGGTGCCCCATGTGCGCCGTTTGCGCCCCGATATGGCTTGGGAAGACGTCCTGCGGATCATCAATGGCCCCCTGCCCCATGATCGGCGCTGGACGCAAAGCCGCCTGCTCCGCGCCGTGAAGGCATACGTGGCGGACGGATTCCTGCCCGCTGAAGTGCTTGGACGCGCTGGACGTCGCGAAACCGACGATCGCCTGCCTGCGATTGTCGCCGCAATCAAAGGTGCTGACCCCGAGATCACCTTGCAGGCAATCTGCGACCGACTGGAATCCATGCGTGAGCGCACCCCTCGCGGTCGCACCAGCTGGCAGCCTTCCTCAGTCAGAATGCTGCTGGAGCGTGCTGAAAAGCTGGGGCTACTCTGAGGATCACACTTGTGTTGGCCTAACCGATTGCCACTAAATCTAGAAAGTGCTTGCACGAATCTGATTGGTCGGGCAATAGTCTCGAAAAATAACGCGCGGTCACATAAAAAACGCGCCCACGGATCGGGGCAGACATGAGCGAAGTAGAGCAGGATCTAGACATCGCCATCGGGCACTACGCGGAACTTCTCGCGTCGAACCTGCATGCTCAGCGCGCTGCCCACTTCCCGCCGGATGCAAAGAAGGTGATGCGCACTTTGACCAGCGGCGAAGCTGCTGAACTCCTTGGCGTCGATCATACCTATCTTCGTAAGCTTCATCGAGAGGGAAAGATCGTTGACGTCGAGACGACAGCTGGAAGTCATCGCCGCTACACGCTCGATGATATCTGGGAAATCCGTCAAACGCTTGAAGGAAATGCAAAGAAGTCTGGAACTTACGTGCCTGGACGTCGCGACGGTGACGAGCTTCAAGTCGTTTCAGTGGTGAACTTCAAGGGCGGGTCCGGCAAAACGACGACGTCTGCTCACCTCGCTCAACGCTTGGCGCTTAAGGGGTACAGGGTTCTTGCGATCGATCTCGACCCTCAAGCATCCCTTTCAGCTCTTCATGGAATCCAGCCGGAACTCGACCTTATGGAGGGCGGAACCCTCTATGATGCAGTTCGCTATGACGATCCGGTTCCGATCGCCGAAGTGATCCGCAAGACCTACATCCGTGGCCTTGATCTTATCCCGGGCAACCTTGAACTCATGGAGTTCGAGCACGAGACGCCTGCTGCTATCCAGCGAGGCGGAGCGAAAGCGTTCTTCGCGAGAGTTCATGACGCACTCGATAGTGTTGAAGCGAACTACGACGTTGTTGTGATCGACTGCCCGCCGCAGCTTGGTTTCTTGACGATGTCAGCACTTTCCGCGTCCTCGGGTGTCCTCGTGACGGTTCACCCGCAGATGCTTGACCTCATGTCGATGTCCCAATTCCTGCGAATGACTGCGGATCTCCTGGGAGTGATCAGGGATGCAGGCGCAAATCTGCGCTTCGATTGGCTGCGCTTTTTGCCAACGCGATACAAAGTCGGCGACGCGCCACAAACCGAAGTCATCGCTTTCATTCGCGGGCTGTTTGGGAGGTCGGTCCTGACCAATCACATGGTTGAATCGACCGCAATTTCTGATGCCGGCTTGACCAAGCAAACGCTCTACGAAGCTGACAAGAAGGACTTCACGCGTCAGACGTTTGATCGTGCGATCGAATCCATGAACGCAGTGAACGATGAGATCGCTGAAATCATCCAGAACACATGGGGGCGGAATGGCAAGAAAGCCTAAACTCGGCCTGCCGCTGCAGACCCTTCGCAACGCTCCTGACGCTCTTGAAGGGCGCCGACTGCGTGGTGGTGTATTTGAGATCGATCCGGCGCAG
This window contains:
- the repA gene encoding plasmid partitioning protein RepA; translated protein: MSEVEQDLDIAIGHYAELLASNLHAQRAAHFPPDAKKVMRTLTSGEAAELLGVDHTYLRKLHREGKIVDVETTAGSHRRYTLDDIWEIRQTLEGNAKKSGTYVPGRRDGDELQVVSVVNFKGGSGKTTTSAHLAQRLALKGYRVLAIDLDPQASLSALHGIQPELDLMEGGTLYDAVRYDDPVPIAEVIRKTYIRGLDLIPGNLELMEFEHETPAAIQRGGAKAFFARVHDALDSVEANYDVVVIDCPPQLGFLTMSALSASSGVLVTVHPQMLDLMSMSQFLRMTADLLGVIRDAGANLRFDWLRFLPTRYKVGDAPQTEVIAFIRGLFGRSVLTNHMVESTAISDAGLTKQTLYEADKKDFTRQTFDRAIESMNAVNDEIAEIIQNTWGRNGKKA
- a CDS encoding recombinase family protein → MPLIGYARVSTEDQTPLPQSEALQSAGCAEIFEEHASGGNRARPVLARVLERIGKGDTLVVVRIDRLARSLSHLLEVIERLEGKGAFFRSLQDPIDTASPQGKFTLQVLGAAAEFERALIRERTKAGLASARSKGRVGGNPGLRAKDPEALRKVRLARQDGYMERLNETAQDWVPHVRRLRPDMAWEDVLRIINGPLPHDRRWTQSRLLRAVKAYVADGFLPAEVLGRAGRRETDDRLPAIVAAIKGADPEITLQAICDRLESMRERTPRGRTSWQPSSVRMLLERAEKLGLL